A window from Sphingobacterium hotanense encodes these proteins:
- a CDS encoding collagen-like domain-containing protein encodes MKTKILMLLLGIVILFAGACKKGDMGPQGPKGDQGEVGEKGAQGIKGADGSVFLSGATVPAATLGKIGDFYFRTVTGDLYGPKLAAGWGSPTRIKGDDGKDGVNGTNGTKILSGTAVPAATLGVVGDFYMNTAQMILYGPKTASGWGVGTNLKADARVLYSGWKTAVRYKDSIMDGTTMRIAHIYSSQLSETVIQSAAILVYLDYGGGAFPLPYTSRAGGRISTIAFKLKLRELVLYRFVHDGGALLPLSTGINYRFVIIPSNLYVSLKRRNIDFNNIEAVEQAMKEIQSEQE; translated from the coding sequence ATGAAAACAAAGATTCTTATGCTCTTACTTGGAATAGTTATACTATTTGCTGGAGCATGTAAAAAAGGTGATATGGGACCTCAGGGGCCGAAAGGTGATCAGGGTGAAGTTGGCGAAAAGGGGGCTCAGGGGATAAAGGGGGCGGATGGCTCGGTATTCTTAAGTGGTGCAACGGTTCCAGCAGCAACATTAGGGAAAATTGGTGATTTTTATTTTCGGACTGTAACAGGCGACCTCTATGGGCCAAAGTTGGCGGCAGGTTGGGGGAGCCCCACTCGTATAAAAGGAGACGATGGGAAGGACGGTGTGAATGGTACAAACGGCACAAAGATTCTTTCAGGAACTGCGGTTCCTGCAGCAACATTGGGAGTCGTGGGAGACTTTTATATGAATACAGCGCAGATGATTTTATATGGTCCCAAAACGGCAAGTGGTTGGGGAGTTGGTACAAATTTGAAAGCCGACGCCAGGGTTTTGTATTCCGGCTGGAAAACGGCTGTAAGATATAAAGATAGTATTATGGACGGTACAACGATGAGGATTGCTCATATTTACTCGTCGCAACTTTCAGAAACCGTTATTCAGTCCGCTGCGATTTTGGTTTACTTAGATTACGGTGGAGGTGCATTTCCTTTGCCCTACACTAGTCGTGCCGGTGGTCGAATAAGTACAATTGCTTTTAAACTTAAGCTGAGAGAACTTGTGTTATACAGATTCGTTCATGATGGTGGTGCGTTGCTACCGTTGTCGACTGGAATTAATTATAGGTTTGTGATTATTCCTTCCAATCTCTATGTGAGTTTGAAGAGGAGGAATATCGATTTTAACAACATAGAGGCAGTCGAGCAAGCGATGAAAGAAATACAATCGGAACAAGAATAA
- a CDS encoding LacI family DNA-binding transcriptional regulator codes for MRKRILISDIAKTLGVSVTTVSFILNGKAKEKRISESLTKRVLEYVKKVGYKPNQLAQSLRTGQSKILGLIVEDISNPFFSNIAKYIERIAYENGYHIIYCSMDNDPTKARELIQLFYDRQVDGYIITPPEGLEDTLSNLNKNNVPLVLFDRYVPQLDTHYVVLDNFNGAFEATKHLLDNPKNKKVGFVSLYSNQTQMRDRLEGYMKAIDDYQQQAYIKKVRLDEEEETAVEQLYEFIHDNNLDAVLFATNYLAIDGLKAVKEHGMKLPNMVAFDDHTLFKLHDPDISVVTQDTVAIANELIHTLLNEIKGKNKELQKIVIPCELLVRGSSAIVEEPQEQTSLK; via the coding sequence ATGAGAAAGCGTATTTTAATTAGTGATATTGCAAAAACTCTTGGAGTTTCCGTTACGACTGTATCTTTTATTTTGAACGGGAAAGCTAAAGAGAAACGAATTAGTGAGAGTTTAACCAAGCGTGTGTTAGAATACGTCAAGAAGGTAGGTTATAAGCCTAATCAGTTAGCTCAAAGTTTGCGAACTGGACAGTCCAAGATTTTAGGTTTGATTGTCGAAGATATTTCCAATCCTTTCTTCTCAAATATTGCGAAATACATTGAGCGAATTGCCTATGAAAATGGCTATCACATCATCTACTGTAGTATGGACAACGATCCTACGAAAGCTAGAGAGCTTATTCAATTGTTTTATGATAGGCAGGTTGATGGCTACATTATTACGCCTCCAGAAGGTTTGGAGGATACTTTGAGCAATTTGAATAAAAATAACGTCCCTTTGGTACTGTTTGACCGATATGTACCGCAATTAGATACCCATTACGTCGTATTGGATAACTTTAACGGGGCTTTTGAGGCTACAAAACATTTGCTAGATAATCCGAAAAATAAGAAGGTAGGTTTCGTTTCGCTCTATTCGAATCAGACACAGATGCGCGATCGTTTAGAAGGCTATATGAAAGCGATTGATGATTATCAGCAGCAGGCGTACATCAAGAAAGTTCGTTTGGATGAAGAGGAAGAAACAGCCGTAGAGCAATTGTATGAGTTTATTCATGATAATAACTTGGACGCTGTTTTATTCGCAACCAATTATTTAGCTATCGATGGTCTGAAGGCCGTAAAGGAGCATGGAATGAAGCTACCTAATATGGTTGCTTTTGATGATCACACGTTGTTCAAATTGCATGATCCCGATATTTCGGTGGTTACTCAGGATACTGTAGCAATCGCGAATGAACTGATACATACCTTGTTGAATGAAATCAAGGGGAAAAATAAGGAACTACAAAAAATTGTAATCCCTTGTGAGCTTCTTGTAAGAGGTTCGTCGGCTATTGTTGAGGAGCCGCAGGAACAAACTTCATTGAAATAG
- a CDS encoding DUF493 domain-containing protein, translating into MSDFNNINIKDIQDGNNGQDFYKNFREKLVEVEQFPSIYTFKFIVKTDSDQGEQVKALFTHSSAKFSEKSSSGGKYTSITIENFVNSADEVIEYYKKVAEIPGVMML; encoded by the coding sequence ATGAGTGATTTCAACAACATTAACATAAAAGACATTCAGGACGGAAACAACGGACAGGATTTCTACAAAAACTTTAGAGAGAAATTGGTAGAAGTAGAACAGTTTCCTTCGATCTATACCTTTAAGTTCATCGTGAAAACTGACTCTGATCAGGGCGAGCAGGTTAAAGCCTTATTTACCCATTCTTCCGCTAAGTTTTCCGAAAAAAGTTCATCAGGGGGAAAATATACTTCTATTACCATTGAAAACTTTGTAAATTCTGCCGACGAAGTAATAGAATATTACAAAAAGGTCGCAGAGATACCGGGTGTAATGATGTTATAA
- a CDS encoding GH92 family glycosyl hydrolase: MTFHYTRTLKSLFLGSAMLTLVSNAAAQTLTRYVDPFIGTGGHGHTYPGATVPFSLVQLSPDNGKNGWDWVSGYHISADSIAGFSHMHLSGTGIGDWLDIAIMPMLKPIKNYKIDTRVSFSHANESAGPGYYAVQLDNQIQARLTATERVGYHQYQFPASAEPTVRLDLNHAYNWDKPTDTEIQILNDSTVVGKRYSYGWANQQHIYFAIRFSAPFKQYLLNGKESSTKELRVENLGKLTEPAVNAQFIFPNSKQIELKVALSTSNQQKALLALNEIPNWSFDAVKDQAEQKWEKELGKIEVASKDDRLKKIFYTALYHTAISPTLYSDQDGEYKNYKGQQRTMPNNGQRYTLFSLWDTFRALKPLFTITQPERYTDIINSMLAFYDENGLLPVWDLSTFETNTMTGYHAIPVIADAILKDWPGIDQERAYQAMLASAHQSIREVPAYIEYGYVPQDVNGGSVTKTLEYAFDDYCISLVARKLGKQDDYNKFTKRAKSYINHFDPQTGFMRAKKKDGKFIEPFDPFYSEHDFDKSQYIEGNAWQHSFFVPHDVRGLAKLFPKKDGLDKMLDTLFTAPSHMTGENQSPDASGFIGQYAHGNEPSHHIAYMYSYIGKPWKTQEKVRAIIDSMYHDRPDGYAGNEDAGQMSAWAVWSMMGLYPASPVNGEYVFGSPVLDGATIHMPGGKKFRISAKNNSEKNIYIRSIRLNGKRYTKSYITHAEMLKGGELVFEMSPVPNKKYGIKRKDQPSSMEN, encoded by the coding sequence ATGACCTTTCATTATACCCGGACGCTAAAATCACTTTTCTTAGGTTCGGCGATGCTGACATTAGTTAGCAATGCTGCCGCCCAGACATTAACGCGTTATGTCGATCCTTTTATAGGAACCGGAGGACATGGACACACCTATCCTGGTGCTACCGTCCCTTTCTCCCTAGTACAATTATCTCCCGACAACGGTAAAAATGGTTGGGATTGGGTCAGTGGATACCATATCTCTGCAGATTCCATCGCCGGATTCAGTCATATGCACCTTAGCGGAACCGGAATCGGTGATTGGTTGGACATCGCTATCATGCCAATGCTGAAACCGATCAAAAATTATAAAATCGATACACGTGTTTCATTTTCGCACGCAAATGAATCGGCAGGCCCAGGATATTATGCGGTACAGTTGGACAATCAGATCCAAGCAAGACTTACAGCAACAGAACGCGTCGGATATCATCAATATCAATTCCCAGCCTCCGCAGAACCAACCGTACGCTTAGACCTAAATCATGCCTACAATTGGGACAAACCAACGGACACCGAAATCCAAATTTTGAACGACAGTACCGTTGTTGGGAAAAGATATTCCTATGGTTGGGCCAATCAGCAACATATTTACTTTGCTATACGCTTTTCTGCTCCTTTCAAACAATATCTACTCAACGGGAAAGAAAGCAGCACAAAAGAATTACGCGTAGAAAACCTAGGAAAACTTACAGAACCAGCTGTCAATGCGCAGTTCATTTTTCCGAATAGCAAGCAAATTGAATTAAAAGTCGCTCTATCTACAAGCAATCAGCAGAAAGCCCTTTTAGCCTTAAACGAAATACCAAATTGGTCATTCGACGCAGTGAAAGATCAAGCTGAGCAGAAATGGGAAAAGGAATTAGGAAAGATTGAAGTAGCAAGTAAAGATGATCGCTTGAAGAAAATTTTCTATACCGCTTTATATCATACCGCAATCTCGCCGACCCTCTACTCGGACCAAGACGGCGAATACAAAAACTATAAGGGACAGCAGCGCACCATGCCTAACAACGGCCAACGCTATACCCTGTTCTCTCTTTGGGATACTTTCAGAGCCTTAAAACCATTATTTACCATCACCCAACCCGAAAGATACACCGACATCATCAATAGCATGCTCGCATTCTATGATGAAAACGGACTGCTTCCCGTTTGGGATCTGAGCACCTTCGAAACGAATACCATGACCGGATACCATGCTATCCCAGTTATAGCCGATGCGATATTGAAAGACTGGCCGGGAATCGATCAAGAGCGAGCATATCAGGCGATGTTAGCGAGTGCACATCAATCCATCCGTGAAGTACCTGCTTATATAGAATATGGCTATGTTCCGCAAGATGTCAACGGTGGTTCTGTGACCAAAACATTGGAATACGCATTCGATGACTATTGCATATCATTAGTTGCTAGAAAACTGGGAAAACAGGATGATTATAATAAATTTACCAAGCGCGCCAAGAGCTATATCAATCATTTCGACCCCCAAACTGGTTTTATGCGCGCCAAAAAGAAAGACGGAAAGTTCATCGAGCCGTTCGATCCTTTTTATTCCGAACACGATTTTGACAAAAGCCAATACATCGAAGGTAATGCTTGGCAACACTCCTTCTTCGTTCCTCACGATGTTCGTGGACTAGCGAAGCTATTCCCTAAAAAAGATGGTCTAGATAAGATGTTGGACACTCTATTTACCGCACCATCTCATATGACCGGTGAAAACCAATCGCCTGACGCGTCCGGATTCATTGGTCAGTATGCACATGGTAATGAACCGAGCCACCATATCGCCTACATGTATAGCTATATCGGCAAACCTTGGAAGACACAGGAAAAGGTAAGAGCCATTATTGATTCGATGTACCACGACCGACCAGATGGCTATGCCGGAAACGAAGATGCAGGACAGATGAGCGCATGGGCAGTATGGTCCATGATGGGCTTATACCCAGCAAGCCCTGTCAACGGAGAATATGTATTTGGAAGCCCTGTATTAGACGGAGCAACAATCCATATGCCCGGAGGGAAAAAGTTCCGCATAAGCGCTAAAAACAACAGCGAAAAGAATATATACATTAGGTCGATCAGATTGAACGGAAAGAGATATACAAAATCTTATATAACGCATGCGGAGATGCTAAAGGGCGGCGAATTGGTATTCGAAATGTCGCCAGTACCGAATAAGAAATACGGAATTAAGCGAAAAGATCAGCCCTCTTCCATGGAAAACTAA
- the pnp gene encoding polyribonucleotide nucleotidyltransferase, which translates to MSYNEHKVTIEMGGGLAPIELSTGKLAKQADGSVVLKQGNTMLLATVVSSKEAKAGVDFLPLSVDYQEKYAATGRIPGGFLRREARLSDYEVLISRLIDRALRPLFPDTYHADTQVMVSLISADKEIMPDALAGLAASAAIAVSDIPFNGPISEVRVAKVDGQLVINPTVSVLENASLEFIVAGSAQDIVMVEGEAKEISEAEMVEAIAFAHEAIKKQVAGQIELSRLVGSETKREFVHEPSNPELREAVYAATYDKVYEVAKSGSTKHERTERFAEIGEEFFATQGEEIDDDTAFLLKKYYHDVQYDAVRNLVLDEGIRLDGRNVRTVRPIWSEVDYLPAAHGSAVFTRGETQSLTSVTLGAKDDEQMIDGAFFHGYNKFILHYNFPGFSTGEVRPNRGPGRREVGHGNLAMRSLKQVLPTGEDNPYTIRVVSDILESNGSSSMATVCAGTLALMDAGVKIAAPVSGIAMGLITDEKTGKYAILSDILGDEDHLGDMDFKVTGTQKGIVGCQMDLKINGLKWEVLTQALDQAKEARLHILGEMAKTIQTPREDYKPHAPRIVQITIDKEFIGAVIGPGGKVIQEMQRETGATISIEEVDNKGIVQFFAENKDSIDAAMARVKAIVTKPEIGEVYEGKVKSIMAFGAFVEILPGKDGLLHISEIDWKRLETMDGVFKEGDMVTVKLLDIDKQGKMKLSRKALLPRPPREDKAKQEQKPATDAPATDAPQA; encoded by the coding sequence ATGAGTTATAACGAACACAAAGTAACGATTGAGATGGGCGGCGGACTTGCGCCTATCGAATTGTCTACCGGGAAGTTAGCGAAGCAAGCGGACGGATCGGTTGTATTAAAACAAGGAAACACGATGCTATTAGCAACGGTTGTTTCTTCAAAAGAAGCTAAGGCTGGAGTTGATTTTCTTCCCTTATCTGTAGATTACCAAGAGAAATACGCGGCTACAGGCCGTATCCCAGGCGGTTTCTTACGCCGCGAAGCTAGACTTTCAGATTATGAAGTTTTAATTTCAAGATTAATAGATAGAGCATTACGTCCATTATTCCCAGATACTTATCATGCGGACACACAAGTAATGGTGAGTTTAATTTCTGCGGATAAGGAAATTATGCCAGATGCATTAGCAGGATTAGCAGCTTCTGCTGCGATCGCGGTGTCTGATATTCCATTCAATGGTCCTATTTCAGAAGTTCGCGTGGCGAAGGTTGATGGTCAATTAGTGATCAACCCAACGGTATCTGTTTTAGAGAATGCGAGCTTAGAATTTATCGTTGCGGGATCTGCACAAGATATCGTGATGGTTGAGGGTGAAGCGAAGGAGATTTCAGAAGCAGAGATGGTTGAAGCTATTGCTTTTGCTCACGAAGCGATCAAAAAGCAAGTTGCGGGACAAATTGAATTAAGCAGATTAGTAGGTTCAGAAACCAAACGTGAGTTTGTTCATGAGCCTTCAAACCCTGAATTGAGAGAAGCTGTGTATGCAGCGACTTATGATAAAGTGTATGAGGTAGCAAAATCAGGATCAACTAAACATGAGCGTACAGAGCGATTTGCTGAAATCGGCGAAGAATTCTTTGCAACGCAAGGTGAGGAGATCGATGATGATACTGCTTTCTTGTTAAAGAAATACTACCACGACGTTCAATACGATGCGGTACGTAATTTAGTATTAGACGAAGGAATTCGTTTAGATGGTCGTAATGTTCGTACAGTACGTCCAATTTGGTCTGAAGTAGATTATTTACCTGCTGCTCACGGTTCAGCTGTGTTTACACGTGGTGAAACTCAATCCTTGACATCAGTAACCTTAGGCGCGAAAGATGATGAACAAATGATCGATGGCGCATTCTTCCACGGTTATAACAAATTCATTTTACACTATAATTTCCCAGGATTCTCTACGGGTGAAGTAAGACCAAATAGAGGTCCAGGTCGTCGTGAGGTTGGTCATGGTAACTTAGCCATGCGCTCATTGAAACAAGTACTGCCAACAGGCGAAGATAATCCTTACACTATTCGTGTAGTTTCAGATATTTTGGAATCCAATGGTTCTTCCTCTATGGCTACCGTTTGTGCTGGTACTTTAGCATTGATGGATGCGGGTGTTAAGATTGCAGCTCCAGTGTCTGGTATTGCAATGGGATTGATCACAGATGAGAAGACTGGTAAATACGCTATTTTATCGGATATCTTGGGTGATGAAGATCATTTGGGCGATATGGACTTTAAAGTTACAGGTACACAAAAAGGTATCGTAGGTTGTCAAATGGACTTAAAGATCAATGGTTTGAAATGGGAAGTGTTAACTCAGGCCTTAGATCAAGCTAAAGAGGCTCGCTTACATATCTTAGGCGAAATGGCTAAGACTATTCAAACTCCTCGTGAAGATTACAAACCACACGCTCCACGTATCGTTCAAATTACTATTGATAAAGAATTTATCGGTGCTGTGATCGGACCAGGTGGTAAAGTGATTCAAGAAATGCAACGTGAAACCGGTGCTACAATCTCGATCGAAGAGGTTGATAACAAAGGTATCGTTCAGTTCTTTGCAGAAAATAAAGATTCTATCGACGCAGCAATGGCACGCGTAAAAGCAATCGTTACGAAACCGGAAATTGGTGAAGTATATGAAGGTAAAGTGAAGTCTATCATGGCATTTGGTGCTTTCGTTGAAATTTTACCAGGAAAAGATGGTTTATTGCACATCTCTGAAATTGACTGGAAGCGTCTAGAAACAATGGACGGTGTTTTCAAAGAAGGAGATATGGTAACTGTTAAGTTATTAGATATTGATAAGCAAGGAAAAATGAAGCTTTCTCGTAAAGCTTTATTACCTCGCCCTCCAAGAGAAGATAAGGCAAAACAAGAGCAAAAGCCAGCGACAGACGCTCCGGCAACAGATGCTCCTCAAGCGTAA